In one Winogradskyella sp. MH6 genomic region, the following are encoded:
- the typA gene encoding translational GTPase TypA encodes MTKIKNIAIIAHVDHGKTTLVDKIMYHCQLFRENENTGDLILDNNDLERERGITITSKNVSVVYKDTKINIIDTPGHADFGGEVERVLNMADGVLLLVDAFEGPMPQTRFVLQKAIDLGLKPCVVVNKVDKENCTPEEVHEKVFDLMFELGAEEWQLDFPTVYGSAKNNWMSEDWQKPTENIEPLLDMVIEHIPEPKIEEGTTQMLITSLDFSSFTGRIAIGRLTRGTLKAGQPISLVKRDGSIVKSKIKELHTFEGLGRLKVEEVQAGDICAIVGLEGFEIGDTVADFENPEGLKTIAIDEPTMSMLFTINDSPFFGKDGKFVTSRHIKDRLTKELEKNLALRVEETDSADKFMVFGRGVLHLSVLIETMRREGYELQIGQPQVIIKEINGEKCEPFEEMTIDLPENVSGKAIEMVTMRKGEMLSMEAKGDRMVCEFIVPSRGIIGLRNQLLTATAGEAIMAHRFKEYQPIKGGIPERQNGSLVSMENGTAIPYSIDKLQERGKFFIDPGEDIYEGQVIGENSRQDDMTVNVTKTKKLSNVRSAGADDKAKIVPAIKFSLEEALEYIQKDEYVEVTPNHLRIRKILLKEVDRKRNKSL; translated from the coding sequence ATGACGAAGATTAAAAACATTGCAATTATTGCGCACGTTGACCACGGAAAAACCACCTTGGTAGACAAGATTATGTACCATTGTCAGTTGTTTCGTGAAAACGAAAACACAGGAGATTTAATTCTCGATAACAATGATTTAGAACGTGAAAGAGGTATTACTATTACATCTAAGAACGTTTCTGTGGTTTACAAAGACACAAAAATAAATATCATTGATACACCTGGTCACGCCGATTTTGGAGGTGAAGTAGAACGTGTGTTAAATATGGCTGATGGTGTTTTGCTATTGGTTGATGCTTTTGAAGGACCAATGCCACAAACACGTTTTGTGTTACAAAAAGCTATAGATTTAGGACTAAAACCTTGCGTTGTTGTAAACAAAGTTGACAAAGAAAACTGTACACCAGAAGAAGTGCACGAAAAGGTGTTTGATTTAATGTTTGAGCTTGGTGCTGAAGAGTGGCAGTTAGATTTCCCAACGGTTTATGGTTCTGCTAAGAACAATTGGATGAGCGAAGATTGGCAAAAGCCAACTGAAAATATCGAACCGTTGTTAGATATGGTAATTGAGCATATTCCTGAGCCAAAAATCGAAGAAGGTACAACGCAGATGCTGATTACGTCTTTAGACTTTTCGAGCTTTACAGGACGTATCGCTATTGGTCGTTTAACCAGAGGAACATTAAAGGCTGGTCAACCAATTTCTTTGGTAAAAAGAGATGGTTCTATAGTAAAAAGTAAGATTAAAGAACTTCATACATTTGAAGGCTTAGGCCGTTTAAAAGTTGAAGAAGTACAAGCAGGTGATATTTGTGCTATTGTAGGTTTAGAAGGTTTTGAAATTGGTGATACAGTTGCTGATTTTGAAAATCCTGAAGGGTTAAAAACCATCGCTATAGATGAGCCAACAATGAGTATGTTGTTTACCATTAACGATTCGCCTTTCTTTGGTAAAGATGGTAAATTTGTAACGTCTCGTCACATTAAAGATCGTCTTACTAAAGAGCTTGAAAAGAATTTAGCGCTTAGAGTAGAGGAAACCGATAGTGCTGATAAGTTTATGGTGTTTGGTCGTGGTGTATTGCATTTATCAGTATTGATAGAAACTATGCGTCGCGAAGGTTATGAACTACAAATTGGTCAGCCACAAGTTATCATCAAAGAAATTAATGGTGAAAAATGTGAGCCTTTTGAAGAAATGACGATTGATTTACCAGAAAATGTATCAGGTAAAGCCATTGAAATGGTAACGATGCGTAAAGGTGAAATGCTAAGCATGGAAGCTAAAGGTGATCGTATGGTATGTGAGTTTATAGTGCCTTCTCGTGGTATTATTGGTTTACGTAACCAGTTGTTAACAGCAACTGCTGGAGAAGCTATTATGGCACACCGTTTTAAAGAATATCAACCTATAAAAGGTGGAATTCCAGAGCGTCAAAATGGTTCTTTAGTATCTATGGAAAATGGTACTGCAATTCCGTATTCTATAGATAAATTACAGGAAAGAGGGAAGTTCTTTATCGATCCAGGAGAAGATATTTACGAAGGGCAGGTTATTGGTGAAAACTCTCGTCAAGATGATATGACGGTTAACGTAACTAAGACCAAAAAGTTAAGTAACGTACGTTCTGCAGGTGCAGATGATAAAGCTAAGATTGTACCAGCAATTAAGTTTTCGTTAGAGGAGGCTTTAGAATATATTCAGAAGGATGAATACGTTGAGGTAACACCAAACCACTTAAGAATTCGTAAGATTCTATTAAAAGAAGTAGATCGTAAGCGAAATAAGAGTCTATAA
- a CDS encoding glycosyltransferase family 2 protein translates to MNSEKITLSLVIPLYNEEENVKPLLHNINKALENYHFEIILVDDFSTDKTVNTIKTLNYPKVTLIELRKNYGQSSALAAGIDNAKGEYIVTMDGDLQNDANDIPTMLQKLQSENWDVVVGIRNNRKDSFLKKLPSKIANFLIRKATKLNIKDHGCALKIFKNNIAKELNLYGEMHRFIGLLAYLNGARVGEINVNHNRRIHGKSKYGLGRTFKVINDILLILFQRNYLQKPLYLLGNLGILFFAIGAVINIYLLIEKILGNDIGDRPLLILGVLLLLVGVQLFTTGIAIDLQMRTYYETQNTRPYKIREITDFNQKGETL, encoded by the coding sequence ATGAACTCGGAAAAAATTACTCTCTCTTTGGTAATACCTCTTTATAATGAAGAAGAAAACGTTAAACCACTACTTCATAATATAAATAAAGCATTAGAAAATTACCATTTTGAAATTATTTTGGTTGATGATTTTTCTACAGATAAGACTGTAAATACCATTAAAACTTTAAATTATCCAAAAGTAACACTCATAGAGCTTCGTAAAAATTATGGCCAGAGTTCGGCTTTGGCTGCTGGCATCGATAATGCTAAGGGAGAATACATTGTAACTATGGATGGTGATTTGCAAAATGATGCCAATGATATACCTACTATGCTCCAAAAGTTGCAAAGCGAAAATTGGGATGTAGTTGTTGGAATTAGGAACAATAGAAAAGATAGTTTCTTAAAAAAACTGCCCTCTAAGATTGCCAATTTCTTAATCAGAAAAGCGACCAAACTTAATATAAAAGATCATGGATGTGCTTTAAAGATTTTTAAAAATAACATTGCCAAAGAATTAAATCTCTATGGTGAAATGCACCGATTTATAGGGCTATTAGCATATCTTAATGGCGCTCGTGTAGGTGAGATAAATGTAAATCATAACCGAAGAATACACGGAAAATCTAAATATGGCTTAGGGAGAACTTTTAAAGTGATAAATGATATTCTCCTAATCCTATTCCAACGTAATTATTTACAAAAACCCTTGTATCTTCTAGGAAACCTTGGAATTTTATTTTTTGCTATTGGTGCTGTAATTAATATTTACTTATTGATTGAAAAAATTCTAGGTAATGATATTGGTGACAGACCACTTCTTATCTTAGGAGTATTACTGCTATTAGTAGGTGTTCAACTCTTTACAACAGGTATAGCAATAGATTTACAAATGCGAACCTATTACGAAACACAAAATACAAGACCATATAAAATCAGAGAAATTACAGATTTCAATCAAAAAGGTGAAACACTCTAA
- a CDS encoding uroporphyrinogen decarboxylase has translation MELFGITITEYIGYLASFMVLLSFTMKDVKKLRMVNMAGCILFVVYGFLMPTLRVGLPIIIANAAILGVNMFYLVKAKSKIKPL, from the coding sequence ATGGAACTATTTGGAATTACAATTACAGAATATATAGGCTATTTAGCGTCTTTTATGGTATTGTTGTCCTTTACAATGAAAGATGTAAAGAAACTACGTATGGTAAACATGGCAGGTTGTATTCTGTTTGTTGTTTACGGATTTTTAATGCCAACGCTTCGTGTTGGTTTACCAATTATTATTGCTAATGCTGCTATTTTAGGTGTTAATATGTTTTATTTGGTTAAAGCGAAAAGTAAGATAAAACCACTTTAG
- a CDS encoding winged helix-turn-helix domain-containing protein codes for MSIINNINKLFDHRIRLGIMSVLMVNEYADFKTLKELLGATDGNLASHTKALENAEYILVEKQFIGRKPNTRYSATKLGKAEFKKHIEALEKLISKT; via the coding sequence ATGAGTATAATTAACAATATAAATAAACTATTTGATCATAGAATACGACTTGGTATTATGTCTGTTCTTATGGTAAACGAGTACGCAGATTTTAAAACATTAAAAGAACTACTTGGAGCAACAGATGGTAATCTGGCAAGCCACACCAAGGCTCTAGAAAATGCAGAATATATTTTAGTTGAAAAACAATTTATTGGTCGTAAACCAAATACCAGATATAGTGCAACCAAACTCGGAAAAGCAGAATTTAAAAAACATATTGAAGCGCTAGAAAAATTGATTAGCAAGACTTAA
- the kdsA gene encoding 3-deoxy-8-phosphooctulonate synthase, with protein MTTVPKLKHTDSDNFFLLCGPCAIEGEDMALRIAEKVVSITDKLQIPYVFKGSFKKANRSRIDSFTGIGDEKALKILKKVSETFDIPTVTDIHEVSDAAKAAEYVDVLQIPAFLVRQTDLVVAAAETGKVVNLKKGQFMSPESMKHAVQKVKDSGSDKAWITDRGTMFGYQDMIVDFRGIPTMRQYAPTVLDVTHSLQQPNQTVGVTGGRPDMIETIARAGVVNNVDGLFIETHFDPANAKSDGANMLHLDNLEGLLTNLTKIRKVVTSL; from the coding sequence TTGACAACAGTTCCTAAGTTAAAACACACAGATTCCGACAATTTCTTTTTGCTTTGTGGCCCTTGTGCTATTGAAGGAGAAGATATGGCACTACGTATTGCCGAAAAGGTAGTTTCAATTACTGATAAGCTACAAATTCCTTATGTATTTAAAGGCAGTTTTAAAAAAGCCAACCGAAGCAGAATTGATAGTTTTACAGGAATAGGAGACGAAAAAGCTTTAAAAATTCTTAAGAAAGTTTCAGAAACCTTCGATATACCAACGGTAACAGACATCCACGAAGTATCTGATGCGGCTAAAGCTGCTGAATATGTTGACGTATTACAGATTCCTGCTTTTTTAGTAAGACAAACAGATTTAGTTGTTGCTGCTGCAGAAACTGGCAAAGTTGTTAACTTGAAGAAAGGACAATTTATGAGTCCTGAATCGATGAAACATGCTGTACAAAAAGTAAAAGATTCTGGTAGCGATAAGGCTTGGATCACTGATAGAGGTACTATGTTTGGCTACCAAGATATGATTGTAGATTTTAGAGGTATACCAACCATGCGCCAATATGCACCTACCGTTTTAGATGTTACACATTCTTTACAGCAACCTAACCAAACTGTTGGTGTAACTGGTGGTCGACCAGACATGATTGAGACTATTGCCAGAGCTGGTGTTGTGAATAATGTAGATGGCTTATTTATAGAAACACATTTTGATCCTGCTAATGCTAAAAGTGACGGTGCAAACATGTTACATTTAGATAATCTTGAAGGCTTATTAACCAACCTAACAAAGATTCGTAAAGTAGTGACTAGCTTATAA
- a CDS encoding DUF1801 domain-containing protein, with protein sequence MNPAEDYILKQDEPYKTILLQLQAIIEAVLPNAELLFKWRIPFYYNDGIPICFLNKSKDYVDFAFWHFDKLEKYTEYFIDANRKSIRSLRFKSVEDINDEVLVYVLQKQLEINTNPFKLILGKKKT encoded by the coding sequence TTGAATCCTGCTGAAGACTATATTTTAAAACAAGATGAGCCTTACAAAACTATTTTGTTACAGCTTCAAGCTATAATAGAGGCAGTCTTACCCAATGCAGAATTACTTTTCAAATGGCGAATCCCGTTTTACTATAATGACGGCATTCCTATATGCTTTCTTAATAAATCTAAAGACTATGTAGATTTTGCCTTTTGGCATTTTGATAAATTGGAAAAATATACAGAGTATTTTATAGATGCGAATAGAAAATCCATACGTTCACTCCGTTTTAAATCTGTTGAAGATATTAATGATGAAGTTCTTGTCTATGTGCTACAAAAGCAGTTAGAGATCAATACTAATCCGTTTAAGCTTATTCTGGGTAAGAAAAAGACTTAA